The genomic stretch GCACGGTACAACAAACTGCACCCTAAAGAGCCTACAGTGGGGGAAGATAAAGGAAAATAAAGGTTACCATATTGTATGAGAAATTAGCTACGGTATATAGGCGCGTTATGGTCAAATATGAACCAATTACTATGCATGGCGGAAACACAAATTTCTCAAGCCATTGTGGAGGACACGAAGGATTTGTTATGTAAAACAGCATGAAGAAGCAATCATACCTAATTCACATTGTGTTGATAATGTCAATGAAAATCATAAAGAGTCAGGTGTCAAAAAGATGTAAATCAAGATAAGGTggaaaaaaggaaaatgataTGTAAGAGGGCCAAGATTAGGTGCCCAACAAGATAATTATTGAAGAAAAAGAACAAGACCATGTGTCAAACAAGAAAAGTGTTGCAAATGAGGAGTAATATCAAGTATCAAACAAGATAAGTATTACAGATGAGGACCAATATCAGGTATCAAACAAGATAAGTATTGAGGATGTGGACCAAGATCGTGTATCAAACaatgttagggttttagagaatgaCCGGGATAGGGTGGTAGACACGACTTAACGAGATACTTGTCAAGATGAGGATATGTATCCCTGAGGCTTGGTCAAGGCATATGCAATGAAAACTGGTTAAATGCATGGAACTCAATTCGTTGCACACTCTAGTGAGAAACTAGTTAGATCCCCATCTTAATCAATCAGGAGACTTGCATTGTCTAATATGTCATTCGCTTAAAATTATCCAAAACATGGACATACCCTGAAGATTGCATTAAATTGGGATCAAAAAGTTCAAATGATTGAAACTAGCTCTTAAGTTATGGAATAAGTGTTGGAAAAGGGAAAATCTATATtgagattttataaaaaaactggAAGGAAATACTATTTGAGAGAATGGTAATTTCTATTGAGATGATGTTTTATAAGTTTGTTACTTGCTTGTACTTGCTTTGTTTCTACCTTTTACTAGTTTATACTAGCTTGCTTTACAAACAATAAACTTTCCTTATTTATTAGATTCAagagagagttataaatacatctataaattattctagatatttcatgagagggagggagagagagaaggagagagagagagagcgagagagagagagagagaggtattTCTATAGACTTCTCTCTACtacttatatttattattatgattTCACTAATCTACTTCTACATCTCTCTAGAATTTTCTTTGGACTATACCACTAATACCAACAAATGGGCCTAACAATTTATTAGTCTAATGGATCAAAATAAGTTTATAATCCAACACCCCCTCATAATTATTAGTTTTATGAGGGGTGTTAAGATCCTTGAGAAATTATGAGTTTTATGATATTCATACGGATGACTGAAACAAAACACTTTATAATAGTCAATCTTAGCGTTTTCATTGTAGTCTTATATACTATTCTTATCTCATATCTTTGACTTTTCCCTTGACATTCTTATTTGACTTGTACATTTTCTTCACGCCCGTATCCTTACGCTCTTTCAGAAGCAAAATGATTTCCCATATATCTTTCTTCTTCACGAATTTCATTTCTCTGTCCATTTCATTTCTTGATCATTCATCTTGTAGGTTTTGTTCAAAGGTTATTGATTCATGATTTGTAGAAAGACATAATAGTATAGGATTATTTTTACCTTCAATTTCTTCATAGAAATCTTCAAGCCTTCATGGTGATAGAGTGAGTTCTTATCAAAATCTAAGCTCTAATGCCACTTTATTGGAAAATGAAAAGGATATATTAAGATTTGATGAGGATTTGGAAGGAGAGACTATTTAAGATAATGATAATTTATAATGAGAGGATGTTTTACAAGTTTGTTTACTTGCTTTTACTTGCTTTGCTACTACCTTTTACTAGTTTCTAGTAGATTGCTTTACAAATGATAAGCTCTCCATATTTATAATATTCAAGGGAGAGTTCTATATGTatctataaaatattttagatatttcaAGAGAGATATGAAGGGAGAGttctacatatatttataaattattttatatattttatgagagagacagagagagagTTTTACATATTTCTCTATGCTacttacattattattattattattattattattattattattattattattattattattattattattattatgacccCACTAATCTACTTCTATATCTctctataaattattttatatattttatgagagagacagagagagagagagttacaTATTTCTCTATGCTacttacattattattattattattattattattattattattattattattattattattattattattattattattattattattattattattattatgacccCACTAATCTACTTCTATATCTCTCAAGAACTTTCTTTGAACTATATCACTAATAGAAACAAATGGGCCTAACACTTTATTAatcaattgaataaaaaatagtttataatccaataataataataataataataataataataataataataataataataataataataataataataataataataataataataataataataataatgcattcGTTAATATCATTATGACAATTCAATTAGTAATGGATAAGGTTATTTGAGTTCAACTACTTATAGATGCAAATGGAGTAAATAAAATTCATCATGCAGAAGATATTCAGGCTCAGCTAAAGGAGTAAGGATCCACTtcatttcctaaaaagaaatggaGGGTCCATTACTATAATTTTGTgtgcataaaattaaataaatagtaaatatgtGTCACATATCTTAGAAATACGTGTAATATGAGTAAGGATTCACTCTTTTTCTTACATTCCTTTTCTTTTCCATTACCATAGATTTTGTGTATATTACATGTATTTTTAAGACATGTGACACATATTTATTATCTATTTAACTTTATGCactcaaaactatagtaatgggaAATAAATGGAGGGTAAGAAATGGAGTGAATCCTTACTCCATTTTTGGAAAGAGAAGGTCATTAAATTTCACTCAAAAGGGATAGGAATACCACAGTATCCAAAatcaattgtaaaaaaaaaacatttccaTAGTTACtatcataaaaaaatttagttgttaaaaatataaatttacagAAGTATGTTAagttattaaataaaaacaatgaaattaaaaaatttacagtagaaactctttaaattaataatgtcaggactggagaaatttattaatttagagagttattaatttatcgataaattaataattattaatttaaagagtttttaagtaattatattgtacataccaaacaaaaaggaaaattagTTTATGCCTCTTAGAATTACGTTGCAGCGAACCTTGAAACTCAACGTAAATTAGTAACTACTGTGTTCATATGCATTGGAAATCAATAATGACTTTTGAACTTTAAAGGAAAACAGACAACTATTGAATCATATTTCAATAGagtgtaatattattttttcagtttctatgaattattaatttatgattttcttaCGACCGAAAATTATAAAGGGATCTCCCGAAAAgttattatcttattattttatcgaatttttcaattttttacattggCCCAAGTCGGTACcgaacaaatttattattttagagagtttattaatttaccgagtattaatttaaagagtttctactgtatTTAAAAAACTTACAAAAAGATACAATGAAATTTCTTAAAAGAGTGTTTATCATAAAAACTTCAAATTGGGCTGAGTTGATCCATGAAACTTATTGGGCCTTAGCAGGCCCATATCTTGTTGCGTTCAATTCATCACCTGCTTGCAGTGAAAATGTCAGCCATGGCTGAACCTGAAGCGAACAACCAAGATGATGACTACATGGGTGACCTTTCTAGGTTTCTTCCTTCCGATTCTATTCAACCTCCAATTCCAAACACTTGTTCAAAAAAGGTAACATTTTTGTTCATTTCGAATAGTTCTGCAATTTGACCTTGAAAATTTAAATTAGGTTTTGATTTTGTAGAATCTGTAGCTACAATTCATAGGAGAAAATGTTGAATTTTGTTGTGTAGAATCTGTAGTAGAAACTTATGGTGCATGTAGGGTATTAGCAATCTACGCAATCTCAGAAAACTATGGACGGTTAAGAATTAACACGAGAATAAAGCAAATATGGCCGAGATGAGGATGTTGTGTTTATGTGTGGTAAGACTGGACAGAATAAgattagaaatgaaaatattaaaaggaatGATGAGGTAGCACGAATAGTAGAAAAATTGGTGGAAATTGGAAAATATACTTATagcatgtttggtttggcttttggaATAGTCAAAAGCAGTTTTAGAGGTGTAGAATTGACTCTTGAGTGATTTTGAAGTGTTTGGTACttctaaagtagaattgattcttgaGTGATTTGAAGGTGTTTGGTACttctaaagtagaattgattctgcttAAAGCTAAAATTTGTAGCTTTTGAATTGAAACTAGATTTTGACACTAAAATTTGTAGCTTTTGAATTTAAACTAGATTTTTACATCGAAATTTGTTGTTCAGCTCCCTTTTACATAAACGTATCCCAACATAATCAATTCTGTTAAAATCAGTTCTATCGAACTCAATTctatcaaaatcaattttgtccACCGGCAATTCAGACACAAACTTAGGTGGCTTGGACATGTAAAGAGAAGACTCGTAGATTCAGACACAAACTTATCCTACTAATGATTTGAATAGAACTATGGTCCTGGATAGAATATTATGGCGGAAGTTGATCAATGTAGCAGACTGACTTAGTaggataaggcttggttgttatTGCTGTTGTATTCAATTCAAAACATGTGCATGTATCTTTCACTTAGCAATTTATAGGGACTGTGCAAAATTTCATGTTGATAATGATAACTCCCTTGTTACTATGCAGATTTCTGACAAGAAAGGTCCTTCAATAAACTCTTCCAAGAGCCAGTTGAAAGCACTAAACTGGCAAGAACGGCGAAAAATCGAAAGGGAAAGGAAGCAAATACAAGAGGATGAACAAACATTAGCAAAAGTGGAAGCTCCAATACCACAATCCAACATTGGGTTTAAGCTTCTCCAAAATATGGGTTATACTCCAGGTTCTGCACTTGGCAAGGAGGGCTCAGGACGGGCTGAACCGGTTGGGATTGAAATTCGACGGTCACGAGCCGGTATAGGCTTAGAGGATCCTCATaaggaaaagaagaaaagggAGGAAATCACGATCCATATGAAAAGGAAGAATGAGGAGGCTCTGATGGAAGAATTTGGATCTAGGCAGAAATTGCGGTGGAAGAGTAAGAGAGTTATTGTTAATTTTAATAAGGCTAAGGCTGCTCTTGACCAATTGGAGAATCGGGAAATTGTGGAGCCACCAAAGAACGAGGATGATGCTGagggtgaagatgaagaagaggaggaagaagaaaTAACAGAAGAGGTGTGTGACTTAATAATACATACTAACTTCATTATTATGAACTTGGTTATCTTATCCGTGATTGAATCGATTGCAAATTTGACAATGAAATGAATGCAGGACTTGCTCGATGTTTTGATGAAACTGAGGGACGAGTTCAATTACTGCCTCTTCTGTGGATGTAAAGTAAGCAAACATGTGATTTATCTAAAAAAATGTTTTCTTATATTTTCAAAAGATGAAACCGCAATGTAATATTCGATACAAATTGACTTTTTTTCGTTCTTATTTCTCTCCAGTATGAATCAAATTCTGCTCTCTTGGATAACTGCCCTGGAATCAATGAAGATGATCACTGAATTTAACGTCTCTTAGTACAACAGAAACTATCTTGTTTGCTCTTTTTGTCAAGCAATCATTGATAACTGTAAATGCATATAGGGAACCTTGTGCTGAAAATTTGTTAGTGCATCTATCTATATATCTCTCTTTGAGTTTAGTCATCTCAATTTGGTAAATTATGACTTTGTTAATCTGTCATTTGATGCTGGAAATGAACTAATGCAGACATCATTTTCTTCCAGGAACGCATTCTTTCATATATTGGTCTTTCTAATTCTATGAGTGATGATTGGGAATTTTTGCCTTCTGCTTAGAATTTTCAAAGACATATTCCTAATGTTGAAACTTCAATTCAGAAGTCTACTAATTCAATTGACCAGGATGTTCTTGATGACTCAAACACTAACCTATCTTACCAGTTACCATCCATTATCAACCATATACCATGCAATTATCATTCGTGATAGTGATCAACCACAAACTCAtgcatattttaattatgatactCATCAATCACAAATATCTGCACTTAGGGGTGTTTGTGGTACCGTTTGAGTGATTTTGATGATAGAATTTATCCGTAACGCAAGAGAAAAAATGTATGGTTCGATTTgattcggttgacttttaaaaataaaatcgaaccaAAACAAACCAAAGCAATTCGGTTTGTGTTGATTCGGTTGGTTCGATTTTTTACAAGatttttattgagtcatacatatacAAATAAAGGAGAACATAACTTTATATTTTGTCATTGGCATTGCTATCCGCTGGTGTCTTGGCATTGCTTTCGCCCTTAGCGTGGATAGGATTCTAGTACAATCGGATGCAAAATCTGTGATTGACTGTATCAATGGTTCTGTTATTGACGCCGTTCTTGAGCCCATTGCGGAGGATTGCCATTGATTTTTAAATAGCTTCAATCTAGGTTCTATATGTTTTTATCTAGGGAGTTAACTGTGGATGCCCACAACCTTGTGAGGCTTGGTAATTTGTATGGCTCTAAAACTTGGATTGGAGGCTTCTCTCTTGTGGACTCCACTGTAACTTCTGCTTCTTTGAATTTCATGCTtcccttcaaaaaaaaaaactttatatttTATCAATTATACATTATCAAATAACAATGTCAATGAATACAAACTACAACATCATTTCAGcatcaaataaaaataacaatgtgTATTATAAAATACACATCACCTAAACCAAAACTAGGCTATCCATCCCACAGCACATCAGAGAAACACTTCAATCCTATATTGAACCTTTAAAACACGACACTTTCTCTCCAGACAGCTAAAAAGCACCTCCTATTATTAGAAAACTCAGTCACAACAGCACTAAACTCTTTCATTAAAATCATTATATCCAAGTATCCTCCATTAGAACTCCTTACATATCATAATCAACGAGGTTAAGACGTACAAACAAATGAAAAGATTTAAAAGGAATGAACAAgatttaaaaacatatatttcaTTTTCAAGCACATCTACTAATCTTATTCAATATCATAAAGTCCTTCATTTAGTTGTGGGATCGAAGTCATttctaaaaatatatcaaatatattaacataatgtGGTTCAATTTGGTTCGGTTTGCAAAATACAAACCGTAAATTGAACCCAACTGCGCAGTTTTGTTAAAATATGACttagatacaatcaaaccaaatacaattttttgcaatttttgaTTTGGTTCGATTCGATTAAAGGTTTTCAATTGAGTTGACTTGATTTTGTATACTCCTACTTGCACTTgtcattcaacattcatcaaaCCTAAGCATACATTACCATACCTGAAAGAAGACTTATGTATGTAACACATCAAATAATTTTCCAAACCATTCATCCACAAGTATGAAATATCTTATTTGTTAAAATTTATCACACACTATAAACCAAAAACATATGTTGATGCTATAAAATTTGAATAATGAAACCAAGTTATGAAAGATGAATTTGTAGCCTTTGAAAGTGTTTGACGAGTGACTCCAAATACAAAAAGACaataattttctttctttcttttgtcttctctctttttctcatgtaagcaaaaaaaaaaaaaaaactctaaaacCGACACATCATAATATGTGTTTCATTGTCAATAGTGGAATTTGATTAATTACATATTCAATTCATGAAGTAAAACGTCTATGTTATAGGAATAATTATAGGAACTCAAATGAAAAGAATACACAGTAGTTATTCTAACAGTCAACTCTAGAGATGTGGCTTCACTGTTTGAAGTCAAAGAAAAATTACACATCCCACATGCAGAATTTACAAGAAACTTGCTCCATTCTCCCATGAAGTCTTAAAAACAAATTAGTAATGTCTCATTTCACATGAAAAATGAGATACATTTTCCATAAccttaaaaaacacacaacaaacCAATTAATCTATCCACACAAGAAATccttttaaaaactaaaatttattttaagaCCAGATCACCTCATCTTTTATATCCATCCCCTTTCCTTGTCCTTATGACTATTCTTCTGTTCTTTAGCACCTCCACCTCTTCTACCATTTCCAGCTTGAACCCCTCTTTGTGCCAATTTCCCTCTACTTCCAATAGAAACTCTCAGTTTCTCCATTCCTACATTTA from Vicia villosa cultivar HV-30 ecotype Madison, WI linkage group LG4, Vvil1.0, whole genome shotgun sequence encodes the following:
- the LOC131598907 gene encoding uncharacterized protein LOC131598907 → MSAMAEPEANNQDDDYMGDLSRFLPSDSIQPPIPNTCSKKISDKKGPSINSSKSQLKALNWQERRKIERERKQIQEDEQTLAKVEAPIPQSNIGFKLLQNMGYTPGSALGKEGSGRAEPVGIEIRRSRAGIGLEDPHKEKKKREEITIHMKRKNEEALMEEFGSRQKLRWKSKRVIVNFNKAKAALDQLENREIVEPPKNEDDAEGEDEEEEEEEITEEDLLDVLMKLRDEFNYCLFCGCKYESNSALLDNCPGINEDDH